The genomic stretch agccAGAAGAAttgggtttcttcttttttttttgtaatggaaAAAGGTCCTAGTTTATTATCTTCTGCCTTGTATTACTTTTATCTGGAATTTAGCTTTAACTCTGGCACCCAAAAACTTATTCTCAGTAAACGGCTATCTTTTAAACGACCTTCCCCCAAAGAGTAGTAAGCTAGTTCCTATTTTGAGAATAAACCAGTGgtctttcatatgttttttgaACAAGTACCCCAAGAGTAACATACATCCTCACTTCCACATTTTCAGATTGATGTTGAAAACTTTTCATTATAAGTTTAAACATTTGCCAAGGTTGTAATTTCtagactattgtaaataatgactttttagtagactttaaaataactcatTAAAATCTATTTAGTAAAAGCGAACTATAGTAATTTGAAACCTGccatcattcatttaaaaatgcataaacaaGTTGTTCTTTAACAGTGGGaaatttttatcttattcttttttttcttgaactcATATTTCCATACTTCTCCCAGAGAGTGATGTCCTACTGAAAATACAGGCAGTCCTCGCataaaaatgtgcaaaattaCCATGCAAAATAATCTTAATAATCAGTAGGAACAATTGTGATTGTCCTGTgacctttaaattttttgtcaGAACATTAAAAACTGTCTTACTGCCAGTTATAAAtgtataggaaaatgaaaaacagtaagaCCAATATTTACTTAGTGCACTGCAATTAGAAACATTGGAAATGAAAGTACTTTATTTTTCCGTAAAAAACTTATTAAGAGTAAACAGTTTTCACTGTCTTCTTTTTGTCCTGTAACTTACAATACAGAGTGATCATCTTTCTATGACTTAGTGAATTGTCATACTTCTAAGTTTGGATcagcttccaacattttatcctttgcatttttttaaacataaatttatttatttatttatttatttatttatttatttatttttggctgcgttgggtcttcgctgctgcgtgaggggtttctctagttgcggtgaacggaggctactcttcgttgcagtgcgagggcttcatTGTCGTGGctcctctcgttgcggagcacgggctctaggcacgcgggcttcagtagttgtggatcgcggtctctggagtgcaggctcagtagttgtggcgcatgggcttagttgctccacggcatgtgggatcttcccagaccagggctcgaacccgtgtcccctgaattggcaggcggattcttaaccgctgcgccaccagggaagtcctccaagagttcttttaaaatgaaaattttttgcCAGTATTACTTCTTCTAGGACACCATTATCCACTTTGTCAACAACCACTGTCCTCTTTAAGTCACAAAGTTCACCTGCACCAAGGTCAGCTGGCTGCAGATGTAGAGTCTCTTCACTGGTGGCACTGTCAACATTCCCATGCTCAGTTATTTCTTCTAGAACTTCATTCTGTTCAACTCAAATTCCACTTTCGGCATTATCACTTTTAATGCTTtgctacattttcatttttgttggccAATGCCCTCTCTCAGTcatctatttttgtaaaatactATGTAGATTTATCACTGGCAGACAGGAGGTAAGACTACCACAAGCTTTGTTGTCTGAATGTGAACTGAATAACAGATGCACAGTGACCAATCACCAAGGACTTTGAAAGAAGAGACATGATGGGTCACTGACCTTGATGCTCATCTGTTATTTATATAGTGATTTGTGGACTGAAGAGCTAGAGGgtgaaatttctattttatgcaATTATTCACAGTTAACATACCATAGTAATTGAAATCTGAACTCTGAAGGATTGGTGTTATTTAACAAAATGGTGGTAACTGAAATTCATGCATATTGGAAACATTCAAAGAAAGGATTGTCCATGTATTTTTATACTTGAAAATCTTTTATTAGTCACCTCAAGCTTCTCTGCAACAAAAATGTacataaattagaattttaactGTTTTATGTCCTTGATTCTTAAGTAGTAAAAAAATTCTGAGCTGATTAacattataattattactataattgaccaaacaacataaatatgtttaaatcaaaagtaaaaatttatcaaaaattatttcaatctGATGAATTGGgctattttcctttcattgagACCATATATCTTTGGCTGAGTATTGTTTTCTGCTGGCATGAGACAGAGTTTAGGATCAGTAATattcctgtttttcatttctatagaTATAATCCCTGAGAATATGTGTTTACATAGACAACTAGATGGGAATGAGAGGAATTTTATTATAGCAGTGCCACTCATTTTGTGGATTCTTTCCAAGTTATTTGTCAAAAATGCTCTTTGACTTTTGTTGAAAACAAGGAATTGGAAACATTCTGACTTGTGAAAGCACTTGTTACCCAATCAtcagaatgttttctttattttcccggAAGCATACCAAAAAGGCTTTGCCAAGACATAGCAACTCCAAGGCAGCCACATATACCTACCTGTGCTGGTTGTATACTGTACAACTCCTGAGACAGTGTTCACATGGCACTCTACTTGAATGGAATGAGCTGGAATTATGCAGTGCACAACTTACACAGCTGTATGTGGTGGCCTTATAAattatacctattttttttttacttaacaccAACTTGTTCTATCCAGTACATTAAATGAAGTACACAAAATTTTCTGTATATACTGgcacatttacatatattgataATGATTATCACAATTAGCATACCGAACATTTAATGACATAGCAAAACTTAGTGGAAAGATGTATTAATaaggtaaaaacaacaaataaaattgttatttttagaaACCAAGTCTTTTGAAAAGCTCAGTATTATGTCAAAAGGACTCCAACTCCATGCCAAGCTCAGTATCTGCCAAGAGTCTTTTATGTCTCATCTCCATGGTGGCTCTTTATTTCCCTAAGACTTGGATTCACAGATGGCACACTTGTTTCCTTGAACAgtgtcattaatttatttaacttatgaATGCTAATTATATGTTTCTGAGTGCATCGAATCTATTAGCATTTGCAGTGGTCTTTTTGATAAAGCATGTGGTAAAGAGGAACTGCCCCTGCCCGTACCCTTCAGGACCTGCTCTTCTCTTGGCAGGTTGAAGCAGTCTAAAACATACTGATATGCActtttttgggtctttttttttttgagatataattgacatatagccgATATACACTTTTAAGCAATAATTCACAACCAGGGAACATCAGGCAATGGAAGCAAAAGTATGAATTGGGCTCTGCAGCAATCTGAAATAACAGAACAAATGACAATATAGTGAATTCTGTTATTCGAGAATCATTTATTACATGCTGTTATGATTCTAGAAGCCCCTCCTCTGAGTTAGGTAGAGCCTATATTTACTATACATCAAACTTAGCACCATAGCCACAAACAGCCATTGCCACACTTCAATGACAACCATGGAAAGAATGCCCCATCTTCAATCAATCGCAATTGTGTCCTTGAATGACAACACCAACCATAACATCACTATCCATGAAGGACAAAGTGTCTGTAATTACAGTTAACTACAAAGTtcataatttttgaagaaatgttaatattaatttCCAAATTGAGGTTGTAATGGAGAATTAAGTGTAAATATCCTTTCattataatagttaacatttatataccacatcctAAGTGCTTTCACTGTCATAATTTTATCTTTCCAATATCCTTATGTTAGTTGAGAAAGtactgatattttctgttttacaagTCAGAAAACTCAGGATCAGAGAAGTTTAGTTAAGCTACATGATAGATAAGTGGCAGAGAAGAATCTTAACCCTGAAACAAAATCTCATATACTTTGCTTCTCTACTAAACTGTTTACCAGATGTTGATATAGtaaacctttcatttttcttccattttgggTCCAACATacgttctttttcttcttttttttttttaaatatatatttatttatttaggctgcaccgggtcttagttgtggcactccaggatcttcgttgtggcatgcatgcaggatctagtttccCAGCCAGGCATTGAACcccgccccctgcattgggagcacggcatcttacccactggaccaccaaggaggTCCCCAACAGTATGTTCTTCTAATTGTGCAAAAGAATCACCTGATGCCCTTGATTAGAATGCAGATTCTAGTATCCCACATAATTCAGTTGAGGTGGTCTGACATgcggaattaaaataaaatcacccaAATGAGAACGGAGGCCATTTATTCAGATCTTGTTATAGCAAGAGAGTCAGGACCATCATTTGCCTTTGATAGAAGCTCAAAGGCAGATAGGGGAGCGGGAAAGCtttataaaagtggaaaaaagggGAAGGTCTCAGGTATACATTGGAGGTTGTTGGCCTGGGAAAGCTGGAGTCCAGCTACTAGAATCAGAGAGTATTTGATGTGATTGGTATGGGGAGCATTTGGCTTTCTCTGACTGGTCCCAAGGTGAAAGTAGGGGTAAAAATAGGGAAGTTGGCAGTCATTGACCACCTCCTTACTGTTCTGGTCCAATTGCTGCAGAAGTTGTGGTTTGGCTTCCTGGACTTCTTATGTGGTTCAGAGTTCTTTTGTCATATACAGTCTGGCCATTGTCTGTTTGTATATTGTCTCTCAGACCATATTCTGAGAAACACACTGGGCCTCTGGTGTTCCTTTCATCCTGGTCTCCTTCCTCCCTTAAGCTGGCTAGACTATAAACTCCGTGCGAGCTATGGACCATCTTTCACCACTCTATTACCAGTGCCTAGGCACTCAATAAAATcttgcaaatgaatgaatgataaatgaaaatatttgatattgCCTTTTGTAGGAACAAGAACATGAACTTTGTGGTGTAGCATATGTACGTCTTTATGTGATTGGACTGCCTGCCACCAGGAAGACTGGAGGCTGCTCCTTCCAGCTACTCTGTTCTAAATACTGTAACCTGAATCCTTGGCCCTGGCTGCTCTCAGTTTTTCTCAAAGCTCCAAGTTAACCCACAGTGTACACATCAGGCCCAGGGGCTTCCCCAGCACTCCTCCAGAGTACTCTGTTGGGGGCGGGATGGAGTTCGTGGGAAAGCGGCAACTACTTCTAGCATTTTGAAGGCAACCTGAACCCCCGACCTTTAAGTTTGCTGCATTCTCTCCAACCCCGACCCCCAATTCCACTCCACCATTAGGGCCTGGGCAGGGGCTACTGAAAGTGGGAAAAGGGGGCCCCCCAGCCCATATATATGGTCCTAAATCAGGACTTAGAGCGTTTGTCTAGAGAGAAAACGCTCGGCAGTGTCTGTgcgtggggtggggatgggggacaggTTCCGGGAGAAGGGCAAAAGCTAGCGGCGCGGGCGGTCTCCTCGGGGAAGCCGTCCCACCTGCTGCCTGGGAGCCCGCCGGGGAGGGGCCGCAGCCACGCGCCCGCGcgcccaccccgcccctgcccgcAGCGCGGCCCCGCCAGCCGGGAGTTCCCGCGAGCTGCCCCGCGCCCCAGGCGCGTGGGGGGCCGTTCGGTTGGAGGCAGGGAACAGCCGGGGCACCAAAATAGGAGCCGCTTGTGGGCTGGAGCTGCACTAGCAGGCAGCCTCCGCCGCGCCTCTTCCAAAGATGGTCAGAGGGTCCGGaggcgcccccgcccccgctcgcCGCTAGCCCGCTGGCCCGCAGCGCGACCCGGAGCCGCCGCCGGAGGTGAGTGCGGGGCAAGGCCAGCCGGCGGGGAGCGAGCGGGGCCGGGCGCGGGGGAGCGAGGCTAGCCCGCGGCAGAGGCGCGGAGACAATGGCCGCGCGGGCGGCGGGCCGGGCCGAGCGCGGGGCCGTCCGCGGCGCCCTCCCCACACCTGTGCGGCGTCCCGGAGTGGAGGGACGCTGGCGCCGGGCCCGGCGGCGGCGCGCGGCGCCCTCGAGGCGAGTCCCCGTGCCAGGCCCTCGGGCGGGGCGGTCTCCGGGCGGAAACGCGGGCCGGGGGCCGGGTGCGCGGCGCGCGGAAAGCCCTGCGGCAGCCGGGAAGGGGGCACGCGGATGGAGGGGCAGCCGTCCGGCCGTTTTCCTTTCCGTCCTTCCTTGAGCAGGAAGACACAGGATTTCCCTTTTCCGAGATTTCTTCTGGCCAGTTGTATTTCGATCATCGCTTTCCTGGCATCTCGATTCGACTTGAAAAGGAGACGGAACTCGGGGAAAAGGTTGAATTGGGGCCGAGCCGAGACGGCCGAGGTCCAGCCTCTAGTGGGGTGACCTCTTGGACACTTGGTTTGCCAAGTGAGGGCTCTCTCTGGGACCGGCAGCTCGGGGCAGATTTCGGAGACTGGGTGAATGGGGTAGCAAATCAATATTTCTTCTCGAAAGGACCCCTGAGCAATCCGGGGGCCTCATATCAGACTCCGAGCTACCCTGCATTGAAATTGACCATcatataaattatgaaatagtGTGTCCACATTTTGCATTTGTGACAGAGTGCTGAACTTAGTCTAGTTTTGTATATTCGATGCTAATCAATCATTATAATGACAGGAATATTTAGCATTGATTATGAGGTAATGCACACAATTGAAAACACGTTTATTGTTTCATGTTTATTGCAGCCATGGCTCTAAAAGGACAAGAAGATTATATTTACCTTTTCAAGGATTCGACGCATCCAGTGGATTTTCTGGATGCATTCAAAACATTTTACTTGGATGGATTATTTACTGATATTACCCTTCAGTGTCCTTCAGGCATAATCTTCCATTGTCACCGAGCTGTTTTAGCTGCTTGcagcaattattttaaagcaatgttCACAGctgacatgaaagaaaaatttaaaaataaaataaaaatctctggcATACAACATGATATCTTGGAAGGCCTTGTAAATTATGCATACACGTCCCAAATTGAGATAACTAAAAGAAATGTTCAAAGCCTGCTTGAAGCAGCAGATCTGCTACAATTCCTTTCGGTAAAGAAAGCATGTGAGCAGTTTTTGGTAAGGCACTTGGATATTGATAATTGTATTGGAATGCACTCCTTTGCAGAATTTCACGTGTGTCCAGAACTAGAGAAGGAATCTCGAAGAATTCTATGCTCAAGGTTTAAGGAAGTATGGCAACAAGAAGAATTTCTGGAAATCAGCCTTGAAAAGTTTCTCTTTATCTTGTCCAGAAAGAATCTCAGTGTTTGGAAAGAAGAAGCTGTCATAGAGCCAGTTATCAAGTGGACTGCTCATGATGTAGAAAATCGAATTGAATGCCTGTATAATCTACTAAGCTATATCAACATAGATATAGATCCAGTGTATTTAAAAACAGCTTTGGGCCTTCAAAGAAGCTGCCTGTTAACCGAAAATAAGATCCGATCTCTCATATACAATGCTTTGAATCCCATGCATAAAGAGATTTCTCAGAGGTCCACAGCCACAATGTATATCATTGGAGGCTATTACTGGCATCCTTTATCAGAGGTGCATGTATGGGATCCTTTGACAAATGTTTGGATCCAGGGAGCAGAAATACCAGATTATACTAGGGAGAGCTATGGTGTTACATGTTTGGGACCCAATATTTATGTAACCGGGGGTTACAGAACGGATAACATAGAAGCTCTTGACACAGTGTGGATCTATAACAGTGAAAGTGATGAATGGACAGAAGGCTTGCCAATGCTCAATGCCAGGTATTACCACTGTGCAGTCACCTTGGGTGGCTGTGTCTATGCTTTAGGTGGTTACAGAAAAGGGGCTCCAGCAGAAGAGGCCGAGTTCTATGATCCATTAAAAGAGAAATGGATTCCTATTGCAAACATGATTAAAGGTAAGTGCAGattgtttttattctgtattttttaggTGTTTGAGGTTAGGCCAAGGGTCTCTCACTTCTCTCACAGATAACGTTAAAAAGAATTTATCACTTTGGAATGCTACCTAGGAACTATAGTGGCTTATACAAATAAGGTTACACAGAATGTTCCAAGTGAAAATATAGTATAGCAGTCCCCAACTTGACTGAGAATTATGTGATCAGAGTATGCTACCCAGGCTAGAAAAGAAATCTTATTTATATAAGAAAACAGTATAATTCATTCTTCTTATTCTACAGCCTGTTTTGAATCTACATCTTGCTTTGAGTcttaagaatttatatttaaatcaaaGGCTAAATGAAGAGAGAAAGCTGGGTAGTTTTattcatgtttaattttcttttttattttgcttgctCTTGACATTGAACCTTTTTGATTCTGCTTGTAAATATTCAGCTTTTTTCCTCTCAtcatctgtctttatttttttttttttttttttttttgcggtacgcgggcctctcactgctgtggcctctcccgttgcggagcacaggctccggacgcgcaggctcagcggccatggctcacgggcccagccgctccgcggcatgagggatcctcccagaccggggcacgaacccgtgtcccctgcatcggcaggcggactctcaaccactgcgccaccagggaagccctgatcatcTGTCTTTTAAAAGGTCTTTCATTAAAACCTTGAAAGGTTTGGTCCCTATAGGGTGTAACAAATTACATTCTCTCAAAAACTAGGGACAAACACCCTCTGCTCTTTGGGATTCCAGTCTTGTCTTAGAGGGTAAAGGAGAGGTGCAGGTCCCCTACCTCCCGCACGTGGCCCACACAGTGGCTATTGGATCTTAGCATCTGTCTGATAAACACTGTATTTTCTGCTGTGTTTGGTACTAGAATAGCcttgtctttctctcccactgTAAAAAAAAGTTAAGCTAGAATCTCACTTATTTCGTTACATTTATTCATTGGTGCTGGGGAGTTGCACACAAACTGGTACGTTGTTACCAAATCTGAGTCATTTTATTCCAGATGTTTCTTCCCAggcctttctgtttcttttttaatgctagtGAGGGTGTGGGAATCTGACCTGGTCTGGGAATCTGACCCGGTGTGATTCTTGGATGAGAACAGGAAGCCTGAGAGGCAGAATGGCCTTGTGACCAGACATGCTGCTTCTGAAGCCAAACTGCCTGAATCCAAATCCTGACTTTCACCTCACTTGCTGGTGAGCTTGGACAAATGGTTTAATCTCCCTGTGCCCCAGTTTtgccatctgtacaatgggggtCACAATATTACATAGCTTAGTTCTGAAAGGATTAATTGAGTTTATtcatgtgaagtgcttagaaccgtgcctggcacagagtatgcactcagtaagtgttaggCATTATACTCATGAACATCTTATAGAAGAACATGTCAGCTTTGACAGGGCAGAAATGTCTTTCATATTCAATTACAACCGCTCTCCTGCACGTCCGAAGGTTGCGAAGTAGTTGGCAGGATGGGAGAAGGTGGCTTAATGCCTGCTGCGATAGCTGCTCTGGTTTTTGACTCTGCCTGAGCTTGACCCCCTAATTTACTAAttcccccagtcctctccccagggTGGCTCTTAATGTCCTGACTCCTTTCCtacaaaagaaacaaggaaagttCAGATATTTTAGCAGCTATTGTAAACCTGGATAtatttctgcctctgtttcttaATGATAAGATCACAATTTCAGTGGTTCTGCAGTTTAGAGTATATTTCTTTGAGGATTGAAATGTATTACTTTACTGAAATGTTGTTAAATCATGTGTGAAACAGTGCTTCCTGAAAAGAAAATGCTGCAGTGGTGTATCCACTGTAAAGAAGGCCACACGTGTTCTTGCCTTAGCCTTGAGTGGAATGGGGAGACCCTCGTATGCTGAAGTCTTCCCCTACCCCCCAGCTGGGTCTGAAATTccagagttttatacttttaacttaagtttgtgtttttgtttttttttgtttttttttttttgcggtacgcgggcctctcactgttgtggcctcttttttgcggtacgcgggcctctcactgttgtggcctctcccgttgcggagcacaggctccggcaggcacagcggccaggccatggctcacggacccaggtgctccgtggcatgtgggatcttcccggaccggggcccgaacccgtgtcccctgcattggcaggcggactctcaaccactgcgccaccagggaagccctaacttaaGTTTTGATTCCTGATTATATCTGACCATCCCAGGGAAGGGTAACACTTTTGTCAGTTATGTGCACTTTTTGCTAGTACTGGTTTTGATGGGTGGACTCATGCTGAGCTTTAAGTTTCCCATTTGTCTCTAGAAAGGATAACACTATGTTCcccagtttgttttattttgtaagcaTAAAGTGAACTAGCAGCTTTCCCTGGTAATGAGCACCTAAATTGGGCAGAGtcaaatttcaaattcatttccttttttagttGACGGGTATACAGAGAAGAATAAATACTCAGCTGTTTAGAAAGTcctaactttttttcccctcatcgtAACTGCCCTACTTATAAACTCACTTTTGTTTTGGAGTAGAAATGCACAGGGAGATTGAACTGCACCGGCCCATCTAATAGGCTAAGTAAAAAGTTGGTTGAAAGACTTAAACTGACATTTTCAACTAAAACGAGCCTCCTCATCTTTCTTCCTCACGTCTTCTTCCCCTGCTGAAtccatttcttccttatttttctgtGGCATCAGTGTTTCCCAGTTTTCCGAGCTCAGGACCTCAGAATGAGTCTTGTTTGTCTTGGAGGCAGTCCTCAAGGCCCATCTGTTCTGCCAGTGTCTCTTACCTTGGTATCCTTCCCTCCAACTCAAGGCCCAGTCTAAAATCAGGCCCTCAGTACTTCTCACCTGGGCCAATACCTAGCTCTTTCTGACTCTTGCCCTTCTACTCCTGTagtccctcccttcctctgtttaaaaaccttaaaagtcCTGATAAATTAAGTCCATGTTTCTTAGTTGGGCATCAGGATCCTTTGCCGTGTGGCTTCAGTTTACCACGTCAGCTTTAATTCCCACACGACAGCCCCAGGTGTGCCACCTGCCCCGCCCAAGTGCTGGGAATCAAACTCGGCTACGTGACATTGTCCAATAAGCACTCACCTTTCCCTCTGCCTAGGATGGCTTCCTCTCACCTGTGCCTGCCAAAGGCTACCTACCGAGGCCCAGGTCAAGTTCTGCCACTGCCTGCCATGATTCCCCTAGTCAAAGCAGTGTCTCCTTGCTCTGTGAACGTTCATAGGAGTTCTCTACCCTGTGTTCTAATTATTTGTGTAAAGGTCTcaccccttttaaaaaaaaggagcagggagccttttttttttttattcttctatccTTCATAGCATCTAGCACAATGCCTTGCATCTACTGtcaataataacaaaagcaataataatcTTAGTCCAATATTCATTGCAAAACCGAATGAAAGAGCAATCTGAAGATGTGATTTTAATTAACACACAGGCGTGGGAAATGCTACTGCCTGTGTCTTACATGAAGTTATCTACGTCATTGGCGGCCACTGCGGATACAGAGGAAGCTGCACCTATGACAAGGTCCAGAGCTACAATTCAGATATCAATGAATGGAGCCTCATCACCTCCAGTCCACATCCAGGTAACAAATTAGTGTCTCAAATAGTACATGTTGTGATGCATCTTATCAGCATAAGAGATGGCTAAAAATGGGCTGGAAGTAGAAAGTGCTAAATTTGTAGTAGGCTACACATGGGTATAATTAAAGGCTCAAAATAGTCACATGTTCATCTAACAATAACCACAATTATCTTATTCCAACTAGATGACATCTACAGATACTTTCCCTGATGTCTTTACATGACACATATTTTAAGCCTGTGTGGTTAAAAGAATTAGtttcttcataaattttttttactgagattctttttttgtatttcctatCCTTAGTTATatgctttctttcatttactaCATGCATTatataaaacacaattttttttttttttttttttttttggcggtacaagggcctctcactgttgtggcctctcccgttgtggggtacaggctccggacgcgcaggctcagcggccatggctcacgggcccagccactccgcagcatatgggatcttcccggaccggggcacgaacccgtgtcccctgcatcggcaggcagattctcaaccactgcgccaccagggaagccctaaaacacaatttttattgACAGTTAAAAACCACTAGTCTGTGAAATAGTTGGGAAGGATACCTGTTGATTCAGTTCAgcaagaaatgattttttttttagaa from Physeter macrocephalus isolate SW-GA chromosome 2, ASM283717v5, whole genome shotgun sequence encodes the following:
- the KLHL23 gene encoding kelch-like protein 23 isoform X1 produces the protein MVLNQDLERLSREKTLGSVCAWGGDGGQVPGEGQKLAARAVSSGKPSHLLPGSPPGRGRSHAPARPPRPCPQRGPASREFPRAAPRPRRVGGRSVGGREQPGHQNRSRLWAGAALAGSLRRASSKDGQRVRRRPRPRSPLARWPAARPGAAAGAMALKGQEDYIYLFKDSTHPVDFLDAFKTFYLDGLFTDITLQCPSGIIFHCHRAVLAACSNYFKAMFTADMKEKFKNKIKISGIQHDILEGLVNYAYTSQIEITKRNVQSLLEAADLLQFLSVKKACEQFLVRHLDIDNCIGMHSFAEFHVCPELEKESRRILCSRFKEVWQQEEFLEISLEKFLFILSRKNLSVWKEEAVIEPVIKWTAHDVENRIECLYNLLSYINIDIDPVYLKTALGLQRSCLLTENKIRSLIYNALNPMHKEISQRSTATMYIIGGYYWHPLSEVHVWDPLTNVWIQGAEIPDYTRESYGVTCLGPNIYVTGGYRTDNIEALDTVWIYNSESDEWTEGLPMLNARYYHCAVTLGGCVYALGGYRKGAPAEEAEFYDPLKEKWIPIANMIKGVGNATACVLHEVIYVIGGHCGYRGSCTYDKVQSYNSDINEWSLITSSPHPEYGLCSVPFENKLYLVGGQTTITECYDPEQNEWREIAPMMERRMECGAVIMNGCIYVTGGYSYSKGTYLQSIEKYDPDLNKWEIVGNLPSAMRSHGCVCVYNV
- the KLHL23 gene encoding kelch-like protein 23 isoform X2, with translation MALKGQEDYIYLFKDSTHPVDFLDAFKTFYLDGLFTDITLQCPSGIIFHCHRAVLAACSNYFKAMFTADMKEKFKNKIKISGIQHDILEGLVNYAYTSQIEITKRNVQSLLEAADLLQFLSVKKACEQFLVRHLDIDNCIGMHSFAEFHVCPELEKESRRILCSRFKEVWQQEEFLEISLEKFLFILSRKNLSVWKEEAVIEPVIKWTAHDVENRIECLYNLLSYINIDIDPVYLKTALGLQRSCLLTENKIRSLIYNALNPMHKEISQRSTATMYIIGGYYWHPLSEVHVWDPLTNVWIQGAEIPDYTRESYGVTCLGPNIYVTGGYRTDNIEALDTVWIYNSESDEWTEGLPMLNARYYHCAVTLGGCVYALGGYRKGAPAEEAEFYDPLKEKWIPIANMIKGVGNATACVLHEVIYVIGGHCGYRGSCTYDKVQSYNSDINEWSLITSSPHPEYGLCSVPFENKLYLVGGQTTITECYDPEQNEWREIAPMMERRMECGAVIMNGCIYVTGGYSYSKGTYLQSIEKYDPDLNKWEIVGNLPSAMRSHGCVCVYNV